Proteins encoded in a region of the Solanum stenotomum isolate F172 unplaced genomic scaffold, ASM1918654v1 scaffold35404, whole genome shotgun sequence genome:
- the LOC125852444 gene encoding putative F-box protein PP2-B12, whose protein sequence is MVSKWIDAKDLIIAFVDDWTWTSLDDSGIEVAELVRTCWLDISTTIDTKQLTKKTSFTSYLVFKLKEDSHGLEKAIGSVRLLKQEINGHEGYNVYFSNELEGKTIGRFPRRWSDNDSDEWMEIKLGEFYNNLGNDGEIEISLMNTKDVFTPKSGLIVKGIEIRPT, encoded by the exons ATGGTA AGTAAGTGGATAGACGCAAAAGATCTTATAATTGCATTTGTGGACGATTGGACATGGACTTCTCTTGATGACTCTGG CATAGAAGTGGCTGAGCTTGTTAGAACTTGTTGGCTTGACATTTCTACAACAATTGACACAAAGCAACTTACTAAAAAGACAAGTTTTACATCATATTTAGTGTTCAAGTTAAAAGAGGATTCACATGGACTTGAAAAGGCCATTGGATCAGTAAGATTATTGAAGCAAGAGATAAATGGTCATGAAGGTTACAATGTTTATTTCTCAAATGAACTAGAAGGGAAAACTATTGGTCGATTTCCACGTCGTTGGAGCGATAACGATAGCGATGAATGGATGGAAATAAAACTTGGTGAATTTTATAACAACTTAGGAAATGATGGTGAAATTGAAATAAGCTTGATGAATACCAAAGATGTTTTTACTCCTAAGTCCGGCCTCATTGTTAAGGGCATTGAAATTCgtccaacttaa